The following proteins are encoded in a genomic region of Natrarchaeobius halalkaliphilus:
- the wecB gene encoding non-hydrolyzing UDP-N-acetylglucosamine 2-epimerase produces the protein MSSTLSFVLGTRPEIIKLSPVIRACQRREIPFSIVHTGQHYSEKLDSVFFEQLGLPAPEYNLTIGSSSHGEQTGRMVVEIESVLEKERPDVVLVQGDTNSVLAGTIAATKLDPILVGHVEAGLRSFDRDMPEEVNRRLADHAADYLFPPTETARDQLLEEGLPAEWMTITGNTIVDAVTENTSIAHERSDVLSEFGVRERFALLTAHRAENVDDRERFASLIDSVAAAVRKHDLSVVYPIHPRAEKRISTLDIDVPEEITLVEPQDFLDFLVLEDEAEIVFTDSGGVQEESCILRTPCVTLRDNTERPETIAVGANRIVGVERASVVNGVREMLAVEPDWKNPFGDGTAAEQILDALEYE, from the coding sequence ATGTCATCCACGCTAAGTTTCGTACTAGGGACAAGACCGGAGATCATCAAACTCTCTCCAGTGATCCGGGCCTGTCAGCGAAGAGAGATACCGTTCTCGATCGTCCACACCGGGCAGCATTACTCCGAAAAACTCGACTCGGTGTTCTTCGAACAGCTCGGACTGCCCGCGCCCGAGTACAACCTGACCATCGGATCGAGCAGTCACGGCGAGCAAACCGGGCGGATGGTCGTCGAGATCGAATCCGTCTTGGAGAAAGAACGACCCGACGTCGTACTAGTGCAGGGCGACACCAATTCGGTGCTCGCCGGGACGATCGCGGCAACGAAGCTAGATCCGATCTTGGTAGGTCACGTGGAAGCAGGGCTCAGGAGTTTCGACCGAGACATGCCCGAAGAGGTCAATCGCCGGCTCGCCGACCACGCCGCGGACTACCTGTTTCCGCCGACTGAAACGGCTCGAGACCAGTTACTCGAAGAGGGTCTCCCTGCCGAGTGGATGACGATCACCGGTAACACGATCGTCGACGCCGTGACGGAAAACACCAGCATCGCCCACGAGCGAAGCGACGTTCTCTCGGAATTCGGGGTGCGAGAGCGGTTCGCCCTATTGACGGCCCATCGCGCCGAGAACGTCGACGATCGGGAACGGTTCGCTTCGCTGATCGATAGCGTGGCAGCGGCCGTACGGAAACACGACCTTTCCGTCGTCTATCCGATCCATCCGCGAGCGGAGAAGCGGATTTCTACGCTCGATATCGACGTTCCGGAGGAGATCACGCTCGTGGAACCGCAGGACTTCCTCGATTTCCTCGTCCTGGAGGACGAAGCCGAGATCGTCTTCACCGACTCGGGGGGCGTCCAAGAGGAGAGTTGTATCTTACGAACCCCCTGCGTGACACTTCGGGACAACACCGAACGGCCCGAAACTATCGCAGTCGGCGCGAACCGCATCGTCGGCGTGGAACGGGCGAGCGTCGTCAACGGTGTCCGAGAGATGCTCGCGGTCGAACCTGACTGGAAGAACCCGTTCGGCGACGGAACGGCAGCAGAACAAATCCTCGATGCGCTCGAATACGAATGA
- a CDS encoding nucleotide sugar dehydrogenase — MMDDNPRICVHGLGYVGLPTAAILANSGFDVYGFDVDPQHRRDLKNQDFTFEEPDLERFVSGALEDGLTIVGDPRPAEFHVICVPTPYDENLDRTDLTYVEAAGETVASLLRPDDTVILSSTVPPGTSAEKLREIVEREGFSASEDVVLGYSPETVLPGNTLRELRENDRLVGTVGGRQPDRIVALYDSFVSGDIRTTDATTAEFVKLVQNAYRDVNIAFANEVAKLADEFEIDSRGSIALANNHPRVDILRPGPGVGGHCIPIDPLFLNHGNDIPMLIETARRVNDGMVGFVEQLLEAALGELAGSTVTILGVAYKGGVADTRKSPCFALIDRLARTEVDEIRLTDPYVNGEVRGRELVALEESLEASDASVILTDHPEYGALDPEVFADRMAGRTVVDTRAMVDEDRWAAAGFDVHQV; from the coding sequence ATGATGGACGACAACCCACGAATCTGCGTTCACGGACTCGGCTACGTCGGTCTTCCGACAGCGGCGATCCTCGCGAACTCCGGATTCGACGTGTACGGGTTCGACGTGGATCCCCAGCACCGACGCGACCTAAAGAATCAGGACTTCACGTTCGAGGAACCGGACCTCGAGCGGTTCGTGAGCGGCGCACTCGAGGACGGACTGACGATCGTCGGTGATCCACGGCCGGCGGAGTTTCACGTGATCTGCGTGCCGACGCCGTACGACGAGAATCTCGATCGGACGGACCTCACGTACGTGGAGGCCGCCGGGGAAACCGTGGCGTCGCTGTTGCGTCCTGACGACACCGTAATTCTCTCCTCGACGGTCCCCCCGGGGACGTCCGCCGAGAAACTCAGAGAGATCGTCGAACGTGAGGGATTCTCGGCGTCCGAAGATGTGGTGCTCGGCTACAGCCCCGAAACTGTGTTGCCCGGAAACACGCTCCGGGAGCTCCGGGAGAACGACAGGCTCGTCGGCACGGTCGGCGGGCGACAACCGGACCGAATCGTCGCGCTGTACGACTCGTTCGTCTCGGGGGATATCAGGACGACCGACGCGACGACGGCGGAGTTCGTCAAACTCGTCCAGAACGCGTACCGCGACGTCAACATCGCGTTCGCGAACGAGGTGGCGAAGCTGGCCGACGAGTTCGAAATCGACTCTCGAGGGTCGATCGCGCTGGCGAACAATCACCCGCGCGTGGACATCCTTCGACCGGGACCGGGCGTCGGCGGCCACTGCATCCCGATCGATCCGCTGTTTTTGAACCACGGCAACGACATCCCGATGCTCATCGAGACCGCCCGCCGGGTCAACGACGGGATGGTGGGATTCGTCGAGCAGCTTCTCGAGGCGGCGCTTGGAGAACTGGCGGGATCGACAGTCACGATCCTCGGAGTCGCGTACAAGGGCGGCGTCGCCGATACGAGAAAAAGTCCGTGCTTCGCGCTGATCGATCGGCTCGCGAGAACGGAGGTCGACGAAATTCGATTGACCGATCCGTACGTGAACGGAGAGGTGCGCGGACGGGAACTGGTGGCGCTAGAAGAGAGTCTCGAGGCGAGCGACGCCTCCGTGATACTGACGGACCACCCGGAGTACGGGGCGCTCGATCCGGAGGTGTTCGCGGACCGGATGGCAGGTCGGACCGTCGTCGACACGCGAGCGATGGTGGACGAGGACCGATGGGCCGCTGCCGGTTTCGACGTCCATCAGGTGTGA